A genomic region of Leptolyngbya sp. NIES-2104 contains the following coding sequences:
- a CDS encoding cytochrome b N-terminal domain-containing protein — protein sequence MLNPAFILRRLSTVLAVSILTLTLVAATSGILIAFYYIPTAGGAYDSLQQIDTEVPYGWLVHTLHNLSGNFVIVLGLVQIVVMFLGERFRRSWLTAWISGIFFTLSAIGLSWTAMILNWNQLGFWRLKIELGTIEAIPFIGATLRDIITGGSVGTLTVAHLYTLHSYVVSLAALGLSIVHLGALLFQEKEMQAEKVATPVVKPVPQPEIEQQPALATDSEVQSPI from the coding sequence ATGCTAAATCCTGCCTTTATCCTGCGACGGTTATCGACTGTTCTTGCCGTTTCGATTCTCACGCTTACCTTGGTCGCTGCAACTTCTGGAATTTTGATTGCGTTTTATTACATTCCGACAGCGGGCGGCGCATACGATTCTCTGCAACAGATTGATACAGAAGTTCCTTATGGTTGGCTGGTTCACACCCTACACAATTTGTCGGGCAACTTCGTGATCGTATTGGGTCTTGTGCAAATCGTCGTAATGTTCTTGGGTGAGCGGTTCCGCCGCAGTTGGTTAACGGCTTGGATTAGCGGAATTTTCTTTACGCTGAGCGCGATCGGTCTAAGCTGGACGGCAATGATTCTCAACTGGAATCAACTCGGTTTCTGGCGGCTCAAAATCGAATTGGGCACGATCGAGGCGATTCCCTTCATCGGTGCAACTTTACGCGACATTATCACGGGTGGATCAGTTGGAACGTTGACGGTCGCTCATTTGTACACGCTGCATAGTTATGTGGTTTCGTTAGCGGCACTCGGATTATCGATCGTGCATTTAGGCGCGTTGCTGTTTCAAGAAAAAGAGATGCAGGCAGAAAAAGTTGCGACTCCTGTGGTTAAACCTGTTCCGCAACCAGAAATTGAACAACAGCCTGCACTTGCAACGGATTCGGAAGTACAATCCCCTATCTAG
- a CDS encoding chloride channel protein translates to MRLSRFKLSAVSPKQLAVFEACLIGFVSGLAAVALKQGVGWLGQWRLQTATIYPAWIVLPAIGILAGLLAGWIIEQFAPEAAGSGIPQVKAALGGVSSALNVRVAIAKLVTTLLALGSGLNLGRQGPTVQIGAAIAAQLSDWVPTSPIHRRQLIAAGAAAGLAAGFNAPIAGVLFVVEELLQDVSGLTLGTAILASFVGAVVSRLLGGNGFNGTPYGIEVMTSFSVESIPIFLLVGVVSGLLGSLFVRGILFSLKVNSKILNWSLPFRIAFAGGLSGLAIAILPGALRDGASLQEVWITGEWGWRITAVIFITKFILTLVAFGSGAPGGLFAPSLILGSALGYLISFAAQSIENAGVPLGLDLSESLTTTAALTGMGAFFSAVTRGPITAIVIVFEMTTDFNIVLPLMIGSVTAYLVAESTFSGSIYKHLLEYRGIQLQSNPEMETRLSGLIAEDLMQRRVETLSSQISLDEAIQAFSRSHHRGFPVIDNGILVGIVTETDLSHITERCLDHTQPLSEIMTPRPVTVHPKDPLSQVLYLLNRYKISRLPVIDRRKLVGIITRADIIRAESDKLSNSTQIGPQPEPSYVVYQTRAPETGKGRVLVPIANPQTAGRLLQMAAAIAHDREYELECLQVIPIARHRNPAETAVSTTISRKLLKKAAHLGKQWDISVHTQVRVTHEISQAILETIKERHIDLIIMGWNGETSTPGRIFGNVVDTMIRQASCDVVLVKFGEGTTLDRWLIPTAGGPNSRQAIQLMPAIAQLSNHPEICLCQIHQPQRDLPDPNSLNQAMKYLSEKIACPVELMPVCADSVSGAVIDLAQKDQCDVIVLGATREGFLQQAIQGNIPEAIARRCDCTVVLVRGAIS, encoded by the coding sequence ATGCGGCTATCGAGATTTAAATTGAGTGCGGTGTCACCGAAGCAACTCGCAGTTTTTGAGGCGTGCTTAATCGGATTCGTATCAGGATTGGCGGCGGTTGCTCTCAAGCAAGGAGTCGGCTGGCTTGGTCAGTGGCGATTACAAACCGCGACGATTTATCCTGCTTGGATTGTCCTACCGGCGATCGGCATTTTGGCGGGATTGTTGGCAGGGTGGATCATTGAACAATTCGCACCCGAAGCCGCAGGAAGCGGAATTCCTCAAGTCAAAGCGGCTTTGGGTGGCGTTTCGAGTGCTTTGAATGTGAGAGTGGCGATCGCGAAACTCGTCACCACGTTACTCGCACTCGGATCAGGTTTAAATTTAGGACGGCAAGGTCCAACGGTTCAAATCGGAGCCGCGATCGCAGCGCAGTTAAGCGATTGGGTTCCGACTTCTCCGATTCACCGCAGACAATTGATCGCAGCGGGAGCGGCGGCGGGATTAGCGGCGGGATTTAATGCCCCGATCGCTGGTGTTTTATTCGTTGTCGAAGAGCTTTTACAGGATGTCTCAGGGCTGACTCTGGGAACGGCAATCTTGGCATCGTTTGTGGGTGCGGTGGTATCGAGACTTTTAGGAGGAAACGGATTTAACGGCACTCCATACGGAATCGAGGTTATGACGAGCTTCAGTGTCGAATCGATTCCGATCTTTTTGCTGGTGGGAGTGGTATCGGGACTGCTTGGATCGCTGTTTGTTCGGGGAATTCTGTTTAGCTTAAAAGTAAACAGCAAGATCTTGAATTGGAGTTTACCGTTTCGGATTGCGTTTGCAGGGGGACTTTCTGGATTAGCGATCGCGATTCTTCCGGGTGCTCTCCGCGATGGTGCCAGTCTTCAAGAAGTTTGGATTACGGGTGAATGGGGTTGGCGAATTACTGCGGTCATTTTCATCACCAAATTTATTCTGACTCTAGTTGCATTTGGGTCAGGTGCGCCGGGTGGATTGTTTGCGCCTTCGTTGATTTTGGGATCTGCGCTCGGTTATCTCATTAGTTTTGCGGCTCAGAGTATTGAAAATGCTGGAGTTCCGCTCGGTTTGGATCTGAGTGAATCACTGACCACAACCGCAGCACTGACGGGAATGGGAGCATTTTTTAGTGCGGTGACTCGTGGACCAATTACCGCGATCGTCATTGTCTTCGAGATGACCACGGATTTCAATATTGTTCTACCGTTGATGATTGGATCTGTGACCGCTTATTTAGTTGCAGAAAGTACATTTAGTGGGTCGATTTATAAACATTTATTGGAATATCGAGGAATACAACTGCAATCAAATCCAGAAATGGAAACGCGGTTGTCTGGTTTGATTGCGGAAGATTTAATGCAGCGACGAGTCGAAACGTTATCGAGTCAGATTAGTTTAGATGAAGCAATTCAGGCATTTTCTCGATCGCATCATCGCGGCTTTCCCGTGATTGACAATGGAATCTTAGTTGGAATCGTAACAGAAACAGATTTATCTCACATCACTGAACGCTGTTTAGATCACACTCAGCCTTTGAGTGAAATCATGACTCCCAGACCTGTGACTGTGCATCCTAAAGATCCGTTAAGTCAGGTTTTATATTTACTGAATCGCTACAAGATCAGTCGCTTACCTGTGATCGATCGTAGAAAATTAGTCGGCATTATCACCCGCGCTGATATCATTCGAGCCGAATCCGATAAGCTCTCGAACTCGACCCAAATTGGACCGCAACCAGAGCCGTCTTACGTGGTTTATCAAACTCGCGCACCAGAAACCGGAAAAGGTCGGGTATTAGTGCCGATCGCGAATCCTCAAACCGCAGGACGACTCTTACAAATGGCAGCCGCGATCGCACACGATCGAGAATACGAATTGGAATGTTTGCAGGTTATCCCGATCGCCCGTCATCGCAATCCTGCCGAAACCGCCGTTTCAACCACAATCAGCCGCAAACTTCTCAAAAAAGCCGCCCACTTAGGAAAACAATGGGATATTTCCGTTCATACTCAAGTTCGCGTGACTCATGAGATTTCCCAAGCGATTCTCGAAACCATTAAAGAACGTCACATCGACTTGATCATCATGGGCTGGAACGGTGAAACCTCGACACCCGGACGCATTTTTGGCAATGTCGTCGATACGATGATTCGTCAAGCCAGTTGCGATGTCGTCCTCGTGAAATTTGGCGAGGGAACGACCCTCGATCGCTGGCTCATTCCCACCGCAGGCGGTCCCAATTCTCGCCAAGCAATTCAACTGATGCCTGCGATCGCACAATTATCGAATCACCCAGAAATCTGCTTGTGCCAAATCCACCAACCGCAGCGGGACTTACCTGATCCGAATTCGCTCAATCAAGCCATGAAGTATTTGAGTGAAAAGATTGCTTGTCCGGTCGAACTGATGCCCGTTTGCGCGGATTCTGTTTCTGGTGCGGTCATCGATCTCGCTCAAAAAGATCAGTGTGATGTGATTGTGTTAGGGGCGACTCGTGAGGGATTTTTGCAGCAAGCGATTCAAGGCAATATTCCTGAAGCGATCGCTCGCCGCTGTGATTGCACCGTTGTCTTAGTTCGGGGCGCAATTTCGTAA
- a CDS encoding BMP family protein: MTQYWLSRLLRQAGFAIALGSIVGACGTGNTPNQTASSPGATGGSGDFVVGMILVGPRNDAGWNQAHFEGIETAVKNVPGSKLEFVDKVNPADRPNVKGSQVADDLIAKGAKLVIFNSDDFKDDALETAKKHPSVKVIHASGDYAWKEGQNFKSQPNLTNIMGRMEFGKMIAGCSAALGSQTGKIGYLGPLINDETRRYSSAAFLGAKYCWENYRKRPAADLNFKVTWIGFWFNIPGKTLDPTKVADDYYNGGFDVVMSGIDTPEAAVQGKKAADAGKPVKFVHYDLETGCTLAPNICLGVPFYRWSLPYTDSVQKARSGNYPSEFVWSGVDFQNLTSPQKGMIGFNSGQALGENKKFLDEFVKGMADGSINLYKGPIKFQDGTDFVKAGATATDQQIWYMPQLLAGMEGPSK, from the coding sequence ATGACACAGTATTGGCTTTCTCGACTGCTCCGACAAGCTGGATTTGCAATTGCACTAGGCTCGATCGTGGGAGCTTGCGGAACCGGAAACACCCCAAACCAAACCGCATCTTCTCCAGGAGCAACAGGCGGCAGCGGCGATTTCGTTGTGGGAATGATCTTAGTCGGACCCCGAAACGACGCAGGCTGGAACCAAGCACACTTTGAAGGCATCGAAACCGCAGTCAAAAACGTACCTGGAAGTAAATTAGAATTCGTCGATAAAGTGAACCCTGCTGATCGCCCAAACGTCAAAGGGTCTCAAGTTGCCGATGATCTGATCGCAAAAGGCGCGAAGCTCGTTATTTTCAACTCTGACGACTTTAAAGACGATGCCCTCGAAACTGCGAAAAAGCATCCGTCCGTCAAAGTAATCCACGCTTCCGGTGACTATGCCTGGAAAGAAGGACAGAACTTTAAGAGCCAACCTAACCTGACTAACATCATGGGACGGATGGAGTTCGGCAAAATGATCGCAGGTTGCTCGGCGGCATTAGGCAGTCAAACCGGAAAAATCGGCTATCTTGGACCGCTGATCAATGACGAAACGCGGCGTTACAGTTCTGCTGCATTCCTGGGTGCGAAATATTGCTGGGAGAACTATCGTAAACGCCCTGCTGCTGACTTGAACTTCAAAGTCACCTGGATCGGTTTCTGGTTCAACATTCCAGGCAAAACGCTCGATCCGACAAAGGTTGCAGATGACTACTACAACGGCGGCTTTGATGTAGTCATGAGCGGAATTGATACCCCTGAAGCAGCCGTTCAAGGGAAAAAAGCAGCCGACGCGGGTAAGCCTGTGAAATTCGTTCACTATGATTTGGAAACGGGATGTACGCTTGCACCTAACATCTGTTTAGGTGTGCCGTTCTACCGTTGGTCACTGCCCTACACAGATTCAGTTCAGAAAGCCAGATCGGGCAACTATCCGAGCGAATTTGTCTGGTCTGGTGTAGATTTCCAAAATCTGACTTCACCGCAGAAAGGCATGATCGGCTTCAATTCAGGACAAGCATTGGGCGAGAACAAGAAGTTTCTCGATGAGTTTGTCAAGGGAATGGCAGACGGCAGCATCAATCTCTACAAAGGTCCGATCAAATTCCAAGATGGAACCGATTTTGTCAAAGCGGGAGCAACCGCAACCGATCAGCAAATTTGGTATATGCCGCAGTTATTAGCGGGAATGGAAGGTCCAAGTAAATAG
- a CDS encoding pyridoxine 5'-phosphate synthase produces MPTLGVNIDHIATIRQARRTVEPDPVAAAVLAELAGADGITVHLREDRRHIQDHDVQLLRQTVRTHLNLEMAATDEMVSIALDIKPDYVTLVPEKREEVTTEGGLEIAGQLQRMTEVVGTLQSAGIPVSLFIDADFEQIEASAATGAKFIELHTGQYAGSYSEEGQAKELEILAQGCEIAIAAGLRINAGHGLTYWNVQPIARLPGMEELNIGHTIISRAVLVGLERAVREMKQAIRGEL; encoded by the coding sequence TTGCCTACTCTTGGTGTCAACATTGACCACATCGCAACCATCCGCCAAGCTCGCCGTACGGTTGAGCCTGATCCCGTTGCCGCTGCCGTCCTCGCCGAACTTGCTGGAGCTGACGGCATCACCGTTCACTTACGCGAAGATCGCCGTCACATTCAAGATCACGATGTCCAACTTCTGCGTCAAACCGTTCGCACTCATTTGAACCTAGAAATGGCTGCGACCGATGAAATGGTATCGATCGCACTCGATATCAAACCCGATTACGTCACCCTCGTTCCTGAAAAACGCGAGGAAGTCACGACCGAAGGCGGACTCGAAATCGCGGGACAACTCCAGCGCATGACTGAAGTGGTTGGAACGCTGCAAAGTGCAGGAATTCCAGTCAGTCTCTTTATCGATGCTGATTTTGAACAAATTGAAGCGTCCGCTGCCACAGGTGCAAAATTCATCGAACTGCACACCGGACAATATGCCGGATCATATTCCGAAGAAGGACAAGCGAAGGAATTAGAGATTCTGGCGCAGGGGTGTGAAATTGCGATCGCGGCTGGACTCCGAATTAATGCCGGACACGGATTGACCTATTGGAACGTTCAACCGATCGCACGACTCCCCGGCATGGAAGAATTGAATATTGGACACACGATCATTAGTCGCGCCGTTCTCGTTGGTTTAGAACGAGCGGTGAGAGAAATGAAACAAGCCATTCGCGGCGAACTCTA